The proteins below come from a single Triticum aestivum cultivar Chinese Spring chromosome 5D, IWGSC CS RefSeq v2.1, whole genome shotgun sequence genomic window:
- the LOC123124317 gene encoding F-box/kelch-repeat protein At3g06240, which yields MAKRRRCAELPDHLIEEIFLRLPAKSVLGCRCLSRAWAAKLSSENFKDRHHCMANLHGGPRIFGTQHWIYATEPKVLAPLTIIPRVIPLDSFPRLGTALPSSIEGEEEDDAPPGPIVAHLVTAQCRGLVIVTISPTRKTFLPDMSYVCNPSTGQMTALPEGRTTGYRGSSEYNENYYRLGLGYDVRTRKHKVVRIYYRRGGLMSAGCEVYVINGPMGSWRPIGEKPMGWIDLYSPSVFAQGHVYWVAYRHREMFIMSFFLATEKFGTIQPPLDMDNKHMYDLTELGGRLCLFTYQSGQHCNIWLLNQYGSAGASWELQYRINASPEVMLFGASPLAIIDNGRRILLTQPSFPYQIYAYNPVTHEIENLLDWSGSSISSPTLGISYVAVYEESLASPGRQPCKETILISSTSTQALCLLLQLQYLSQHTIGRLMCVCRSWRSMICSNQ from the coding sequence ATGGCTAAGCGGCGCAGATGTGCCGAACTCCCCGATCATCTCATCGAGGAAATATTCCTGCGGTTGCCAGCCAAGTCGGTGCTTGGGTGTCGCTGCCTCTCCCGCGCCTGGGCCGCCAAGCTCTCCTCGGAAAATTTCAAAGACCGCCACCACTGCATGGCCAACCTCCACGGCGGCCCCAGGATCTTTGGCACGCAGCACTGGATATACGCCACGGAACCGAAGGTGCTAGCACCACTCACGATCATCCCGCGCGTCATCCCGCTTGATAGTTTCCCACGTCTTGGCACTGCGTTACCATCATCGattgaaggagaagaagaggatgatgcacCACCCGGGCCCATTGTCGCGCACCTGGTCACAGCGCAGTGTCGTGGCCTCGTCATAGTGACAATCAGTCCCACAAGAAAGACTTTTCTCCCCGACATGTCCTATGTTTGCAACCCGTCTACCGGGCAGATGACAGCTTTGCCGGAGGGCCGGACAACGGGCTACCGAGGTTCTAGCGAGTACAATGAGAACTATTATCGCCTAGGGCTCGGCTACGACGTCCGCACCAGGAAACACAAGGTCGTGCGCATCTACTACCGCAGGGGTGGCCTCATGTCTGCTGGCTGTGAAGTCTACGTGATAAATGGACCCATGGGGTCCTGGCGGCCGATTGGTGAGAAGCCCATGGGTTGGATAGACCTATACAGTCCGAGTGTCTTCGCGCAAGGGCATGTGTACTGGGTGGCCTATCGACACAGAGAGATGTTCATCATGTCCTTCTTTCTCGCAACTGAGAAGTTTGGGACCATACAACCACCGTTGGACATGGACAACAAGCACATGTATGATTTGACGGAGCTTGGCGGACGACTTTGCCTTTTTACCTATCAATCTGGACAGCATTGCAACATCTGGTTGTTGAACCAATATGGATCAGCTGGAGCTTCATGGGAACTGCAATACCGAATCAACGCATCACCAGAAGTCATGTTATTCGGGGCCAGCCCGCTGGCTATCATCGACAACGGCCGCCGCATACTCCTCACACAGCCTAGCTTCCCATACCAAATATATGCATACAACCCTGTCACTCATGAGATTGAGAACCTCCTCGACTGGAGCGGTTCATCCATCTCGAGTCCCACCTTGGGCATAAGTTATGTTGCTGTATACGAGGAAAGCCTCGCCTCGCCAGGGCGGCAGCCTTGCAAAGAAACCATCTTGATCTCCTCAACGTCTACACAGGCCCTATGTCTATTGCTACAACTACAATACCTGTCACAACACACCATTGGAAGGCTTATGTGTGTCTGCCGTAGCTGGCGATCCATGATCTGCAGTAATCAATAG